A DNA window from Rhizobium jaguaris contains the following coding sequences:
- a CDS encoding ATP phosphoribosyltransferase regulatory subunit: MPLINLPDFADDLLAEFAARGTERVDTPIIQPAEPFLDMAGEDLRRRIFMTENETGASLCLRPEFTIPVCLRHIETATGTPKRYSYLGEIFRQRREGGNEFYQAGMEDLGDRDIASADARAIGDAIGILDRLVPGKALSVTLGDQAVFEAVVQALGLPSGWQKRLIHAFGNLTQLETLLARLASPQPVVGLNRHVVDFLARGDEQGLVDHIDKTMQATGYSTNASRSPLEIARRLREKLVLSTTYLDDAAFGVLEEFLSLSLPLADASSALADFADAAGLKLGAALERFDARVAALANAGVDAAQIDYGAAFGRPLDYYTGLTFEVTAQGSTEVLAGGGRFDQLLTLLGAKDHIPAVGFALWLDRIETARAA, encoded by the coding sequence ATGCCCCTGATCAACCTTCCCGATTTCGCCGACGATCTTCTTGCCGAATTTGCCGCCCGTGGAACGGAACGGGTCGATACGCCCATCATCCAGCCGGCCGAACCGTTTCTCGACATGGCGGGCGAAGACCTGCGCCGCCGTATCTTCATGACGGAGAATGAGACTGGCGCCAGCCTCTGCCTGCGTCCGGAATTCACCATTCCCGTCTGCTTGCGTCATATCGAGACTGCGACCGGCACGCCGAAGCGCTATTCCTATCTCGGGGAGATCTTCCGCCAGCGTCGTGAAGGCGGCAATGAATTCTATCAGGCGGGGATGGAGGATCTCGGCGATCGCGATATCGCCAGCGCCGATGCCCGCGCCATCGGCGACGCCATCGGCATTCTCGACAGGCTGGTTCCCGGCAAGGCGCTGTCGGTGACGCTCGGCGATCAGGCAGTGTTCGAGGCCGTCGTCCAGGCGCTCGGTCTGCCGTCTGGCTGGCAGAAGCGCCTGATCCACGCCTTCGGCAATCTGACGCAGCTCGAAACCCTGCTGGCACGTCTGGCAAGTCCCCAGCCCGTCGTCGGCCTCAATCGTCATGTGGTCGATTTTCTGGCCCGTGGCGATGAGCAGGGGTTGGTGGATCATATTGACAAGACCATGCAGGCAACCGGCTATTCCACCAATGCCAGCCGCTCGCCGCTCGAGATCGCCCGTCGTTTGCGGGAAAAACTGGTGTTGTCGACGACCTATCTCGACGATGCCGCCTTCGGCGTGTTGGAAGAGTTCCTGTCGCTCAGCCTGCCGCTTGCGGACGCCTCTTCTGCGCTTGCCGATTTTGCCGACGCGGCCGGGCTGAAGCTTGGCGCGGCGCTTGAGCGTTTTGACGCCCGCGTCGCAGCACTCGCCAATGCCGGCGTCGATGCGGCACAGATCGACTATGGTGCCGCTTTCGGCCGTCCGCTCGATTATTATACCGGCCTCACTTTCGAAGTGACGGCACAAGGTTCGACCGAAGTGCTGGCCGGCGGCGGACGGTTCGACCAGCTGCTGACGCTGCTCGGCGCAAAAGATCATATCCCGGCTGTCGGCTTCGCGCTCTGGCTCGACCGCATCGAAACCGCGAGGGCAGCCTGA
- the hisG gene encoding ATP phosphoribosyltransferase, with amino-acid sequence MTITIALPSKGRMKDDCSGIFARAGMPIVAVGNDRSYRGRVEGWDNVEIAFLSASEISREIGNGSVDFGVTGEDLVREGMAEADSRVEFCARLGFGHADVVVAVPDIWLDVDTMADLGDVAADFRARRGRRLAIATKYWRLTQQFFSSQHGIQLYRIVESLGATEGAPAAGSADIIVDITSTGSTLKANHLKVLSDGIILRSEACLVRARKESHESDPMVQRIIAAVRAAL; translated from the coding sequence ATGACCATTACCATTGCTCTCCCGTCCAAAGGCCGGATGAAGGACGACTGCTCCGGGATCTTCGCGCGCGCCGGCATGCCGATCGTTGCAGTTGGTAACGACCGCTCCTATCGCGGCCGTGTCGAAGGCTGGGATAATGTCGAAATAGCCTTCCTGTCGGCGTCGGAAATCTCGCGCGAGATCGGCAATGGCAGCGTCGATTTCGGTGTCACCGGTGAGGATCTGGTGCGCGAGGGCATGGCGGAGGCCGATAGCCGCGTCGAATTCTGCGCCCGTCTCGGCTTTGGCCACGCCGATGTTGTGGTTGCCGTGCCGGATATCTGGCTTGATGTCGATACCATGGCCGATCTTGGCGACGTCGCCGCCGACTTCCGGGCGCGGCGCGGCCGCAGGCTGGCGATCGCCACCAAATATTGGCGGCTGACGCAGCAGTTCTTCTCCAGCCAGCACGGCATCCAGCTCTACCGCATCGTCGAAAGCCTCGGTGCGACAGAGGGGGCGCCTGCTGCCGGCTCGGCGGATATCATCGTCGATATCACCTCGACCGGTTCGACGCTGAAGGCAAACCATCTGAAGGTTCTGTCTGATGGGATTATCTTGCGCTCCGAGGCTTGCCTTGTCCGCGCGCGCAAGGAAAGCCACGAGAGCGATCCGATGGTTCAGCGCATCATTGCGGCCGTGCGCGCTGCACTTTGA
- a CDS encoding DoxX family protein, whose translation MSNTNNIIILVARILLAFMFIFAGFGKLTDPAGTAGMIAGAGMPAATLLTYLAGTFEFVTGVCVLLGFQIRIVGWLLALFCVFTGVVFHLPTVNVPDFPAAANGWINGLNFVNFLKNVTLAGAYVMLATNGPGVYSLDARRGAYAAA comes from the coding sequence ATGTCCAACACCAATAACATCATCATCCTCGTCGCACGCATCCTGCTCGCTTTCATGTTCATCTTCGCCGGCTTCGGCAAGCTCACCGATCCGGCTGGCACCGCAGGCATGATCGCAGGCGCCGGCATGCCAGCTGCCACGCTTCTCACCTACCTCGCCGGCACCTTCGAATTCGTCACCGGCGTCTGCGTCCTGCTCGGCTTCCAGATCCGCATCGTCGGCTGGCTGCTCGCACTGTTCTGTGTCTTCACCGGTGTCGTCTTCCATCTGCCGACCGTCAACGTTCCGGATTTCCCGGCTGCCGCCAATGGCTGGATCAACGGCCTGAACTTCGTCAACTTCCTGAAGAACGTCACTCTCGCCGGCGCCTACGTCATGCTCGCCACCAACGGCCCGGGCGTCTACTCGCTCGATGCACGCCGCGGTGCCTACGCAGCCGCGTAA
- a CDS encoding glutathione binding-like protein — protein MADLSSFPITKRWPASNPDVIQLYSLPTPNGVKISIALEELGLPYEAHLVSFGTNDQKSSEFVSLNPNGRIPAIIDPNSPDSKPIGLFESGAILVYLAEKTGKLMPKDAAGRYETLQWVFFQMAGIGPMFGQFGHFFKFAADKVANNSYPVERYRDESKRLLSILESRLKGRQWIMGDEYTIADIATFPWVRGVDVFYGGREVLDFASFPSVMDWLDRAIARPASQRGLNIPKRD, from the coding sequence ATGGCCGATCTGTCCTCTTTCCCAATTACCAAGCGCTGGCCCGCCAGCAATCCGGATGTCATCCAGCTCTATTCGCTGCCGACGCCGAATGGCGTCAAGATTTCGATCGCCCTCGAAGAACTCGGCCTTCCCTATGAGGCACATCTGGTTTCCTTCGGCACGAACGACCAGAAGTCGTCGGAATTCGTCTCGCTGAACCCGAACGGCCGCATCCCGGCGATCATCGATCCCAACAGCCCCGACAGCAAGCCGATCGGCCTGTTCGAATCCGGCGCTATTCTCGTCTATCTCGCCGAAAAGACCGGTAAGCTGATGCCCAAGGACGCTGCCGGGCGCTACGAGACATTGCAGTGGGTATTCTTCCAGATGGCCGGCATCGGCCCGATGTTCGGGCAGTTCGGCCACTTCTTCAAATTTGCCGCCGACAAGGTTGCCAACAACTCCTACCCGGTGGAGCGCTATCGCGATGAGAGCAAGCGCCTGTTGAGCATCCTGGAAAGCCGCCTGAAGGGCCGGCAGTGGATTATGGGCGACGAATACACCATCGCCGACATCGCCACCTTCCCGTGGGTCCGGGGCGTCGACGTCTTTTATGGCGGTCGGGAGGTTCTCGATTTCGCAAGCTTCCCCTCGGTCATGGATTGGCTCGACCGTGCCATTGCCCGCCCGGCGAGCCAGCGCGGGCTGAATATTCCGAAGCGGGATTGA
- the groL gene encoding chaperonin GroEL (60 kDa chaperone family; promotes refolding of misfolded polypeptides especially under stressful conditions; forms two stacked rings of heptamers to form a barrel-shaped 14mer; ends can be capped by GroES; misfolded proteins enter the barrel where they are refolded when GroES binds), producing the protein MAAKEVKFGRSAREKMLRGVDILADAVKVTLGPKGRNVVIDKSFGAPRITKDGVTVAKEIELEDKFENMGAQMVREVASKTNDIAGDGTTTATVLAQAIVREGAKAVAAGMNPMDLKRGIDLAVAEVVKDLQAKAKKINTSEEVAQVGTISANGEKQIGLDIAEAMQKVGNEGVITVEEAKTAETELEVVEGMQFDRGYLSPYFVTNPEKMIADLEDAFILLHEKKLSNLQAMLPVLEAVVQTGKPLLIIAEDVEGEALATLVVNKLRGGLKIAAVKAPGFGDRRKAMLEDIAILTGGTVISEDLGIKLESVTLDMLGRSKKVSISKENTTIVDGAGAKSDIEGRVAQIKAQIEETSSDYDREKLQERLAKLAGGVAVIRVGGSTEVEVKEKKDRIDDALNATRAAVQEGIVPGGGTALLRSSVKITAKGENDDQEAGINIIRRALQAPCRQIAENAGDEASIVVGKILDKNEDNWGYNAQTGVYGDMITMGIVDPVKVVRTALQDAASVASLLITTEAMIAELPKKDAPAGMPGGMGGMGGMDMM; encoded by the coding sequence ATGGCAGCTAAAGAAGTAAAATTCGGCCGCAGCGCCCGCGAAAAGATGCTTCGTGGCGTCGACATCCTCGCTGACGCAGTGAAGGTCACGCTCGGCCCGAAGGGTCGTAACGTCGTCATCGACAAGTCCTTCGGCGCTCCGCGCATCACCAAGGACGGCGTAACCGTCGCCAAGGAAATCGAACTCGAAGACAAGTTCGAAAACATGGGCGCACAGATGGTCCGCGAAGTTGCTTCGAAGACCAACGACATCGCCGGCGACGGCACGACGACTGCAACCGTTCTCGCCCAGGCCATCGTTCGCGAAGGCGCCAAGGCAGTTGCTGCCGGCATGAACCCGATGGATCTGAAGCGCGGCATCGACCTCGCCGTTGCCGAAGTCGTCAAGGATCTCCAGGCCAAGGCCAAGAAGATCAACACCTCGGAAGAAGTTGCACAGGTCGGCACGATCTCCGCAAACGGCGAAAAGCAGATCGGTCTCGATATTGCTGAAGCCATGCAGAAGGTTGGCAACGAAGGCGTCATCACGGTTGAAGAAGCCAAGACCGCCGAAACCGAACTCGAAGTCGTCGAAGGCATGCAGTTCGACCGTGGCTATCTCAGCCCCTACTTCGTGACCAACCCGGAAAAGATGATTGCCGACCTCGAAGACGCCTTCATCCTCTTGCACGAGAAGAAGCTCTCCAACCTGCAGGCGATGCTGCCGGTTCTCGAAGCCGTCGTTCAGACTGGCAAGCCGCTCCTCATCATCGCTGAAGACGTCGAAGGCGAAGCTCTTGCAACGCTCGTCGTCAACAAGCTGCGCGGCGGTCTCAAGATCGCTGCCGTCAAGGCTCCGGGCTTCGGCGATCGCCGCAAGGCCATGCTGGAAGACATCGCCATCCTGACGGGCGGCACTGTCATCTCCGAAGACCTCGGCATCAAGCTCGAGTCCGTTACCCTCGACATGCTCGGCCGTTCCAAGAAGGTTTCGATCTCCAAGGAAAACACCACGATCGTCGACGGCGCTGGCGCCAAGTCTGACATCGAAGGCCGCGTAGCTCAGATCAAGGCTCAGATCGAAGAAACCTCTTCCGACTACGACCGCGAAAAGCTGCAGGAACGTCTTGCCAAGCTCGCCGGCGGCGTTGCCGTCATCCGCGTTGGCGGCTCGACCGAAGTCGAAGTCAAGGAAAAGAAGGACCGCATCGACGACGCTCTCAACGCGACGCGCGCTGCTGTTCAGGAAGGCATCGTACCGGGCGGCGGCACGGCTCTGCTGCGTTCTTCCGTCAAGATCACCGCAAAGGGTGAAAACGACGATCAGGAAGCCGGCATCAACATCATCCGTCGCGCTCTGCAGGCTCCTTGCCGCCAGATCGCTGAAAACGCTGGTGATGAAGCCTCCATCGTTGTCGGCAAGATCCTCGACAAGAACGAAGACAACTGGGGCTACAACGCTCAGACGGGCGTCTATGGCGACATGATCACCATGGGCATCGTCGACCCGGTCAAGGTCGTTCGCACGGCTCTGCAGGACGCAGCTTCGGTTGCTTCGCTGCTGATCACCACCGAAGCCATGATCGCCGAGCTGCCGAAGAAGGATGCCCCGGCTGGTATGCCGGGCGGCATGGGCGGCATGGGTGGTATGGACATGATGTGA
- the groES gene encoding co-chaperone GroES, producing the protein MASTNFRPLHDRVVVRRVESEEKTKGGIIIPDTAKEKPQEGEIVAVGSGARDESGKVVALDVKVGDRVLFGKWSGTEVKLNGEDLLIMKEADIMGIIG; encoded by the coding sequence ATGGCAAGCACCAATTTCCGCCCCCTTCATGACCGTGTCGTCGTTCGTCGCGTCGAGTCGGAAGAAAAGACCAAGGGTGGCATCATCATTCCCGACACCGCCAAGGAAAAGCCGCAGGAAGGCGAAATCGTCGCCGTCGGCTCTGGCGCCCGCGATGAATCCGGCAAGGTCGTAGCACTCGACGTCAAGGTTGGCGATCGCGTTCTGTTCGGCAAGTGGTCCGGCACCGAAGTCAAGCTCAACGGCGAAGACCTTCTGATCATGAAGGAAGCCGACATCATGGGCATCATCGGCTAA
- a CDS encoding TIGR01459 family HAD-type hydrolase, with the protein MGKRIESFREIGGHYDVALCDVWGVLHNGVSAYKEASVALEAARGEGLTVVLITNSPRIAPKVVEQLRQIGVPDSAYDRIVTSGDVTRRLIAEGPKKVFLLGPERDIAIIEGLDVVRVEAEEAESIVCTGFFDDETETPDDYTDMLTAWSARKVPLICANPDLVVERGHRMIPCAGAMAAYYDRLGGETRIAGKPHQPIYEASIAAARDVRGEFPLSRVLAIGDGMPTDVRGALDYGLDLLYISHGIHAREYVVEGHTDEAALGAFLAREQASPKWWMPRLA; encoded by the coding sequence ATGGGCAAGCGTATCGAAAGCTTTCGCGAGATCGGCGGACATTATGATGTCGCGCTCTGCGATGTCTGGGGCGTCCTGCACAACGGCGTCTCCGCCTATAAGGAAGCGTCGGTCGCGCTGGAAGCTGCACGCGGCGAAGGACTGACCGTCGTCCTCATCACCAATTCTCCCCGCATCGCACCGAAAGTGGTCGAGCAATTGCGCCAGATCGGCGTTCCCGACAGCGCCTATGACCGCATCGTCACCTCCGGCGACGTCACCCGCCGCCTGATAGCCGAAGGCCCGAAGAAGGTGTTTCTGCTTGGTCCCGAACGCGACATCGCCATCATCGAGGGGTTGGATGTCGTGCGTGTCGAGGCCGAAGAGGCCGAAAGCATCGTCTGCACCGGCTTCTTCGATGACGAGACCGAAACGCCCGATGACTATACCGACATGCTGACTGCCTGGTCGGCCCGTAAGGTGCCGCTGATCTGCGCCAATCCCGATCTCGTTGTCGAGCGTGGCCACCGCATGATCCCTTGCGCCGGCGCTATGGCCGCTTATTACGACCGGCTCGGCGGCGAGACACGGATAGCGGGCAAACCGCATCAGCCGATCTACGAAGCCTCGATCGCCGCTGCCCGCGACGTGCGCGGCGAATTCCCGCTGTCGCGGGTGCTGGCGATCGGGGACGGCATGCCGACCGATGTGCGTGGCGCCCTCGATTACGGCCTCGATCTTCTTTATATCAGCCATGGTATCCATGCCCGCGAATATGTCGTCGAGGGTCACACCGACGAGGCAGCGCTCGGCGCCTTTCTGGCGCGCGAGCAGGCGTCGCCGAAGTGGTGGATGCCGCGACTTGCCTGA
- a CDS encoding bifunctional riboflavin kinase/FAD synthetase: MTVFHRNETREPLPDNLKGGVIAIGNFDGMHRGHQSVLDRALEIAKERGIPALVLTFEPHPRTVFKPDHPVFRLTPAPLKARILEAIGFNAVIEYPFDRTFSQRSADEFVHSILIDWLHASEVVTGFNFHFGHDRQGGPAFLMNAGSKNGFGVTLIDAYRDENADVVSSSRIRELLVEGEVAEAAGLLGYRYTVEAEVIGGEKLGRSLGFPTANMQLPPETELKAGIYAVRFRGADGVIRDAVASYGRRPTVTDNGAPLLETFVFDFSGDLYGQICSVSFFGYLRPELKFDGLEPLVAQIRQDGEEARALLAGVRPLGDIDLFIAFS, translated from the coding sequence ATGACCGTTTTCCATCGCAATGAGACCCGCGAACCGCTGCCGGACAATCTGAAAGGCGGGGTTATCGCCATCGGCAATTTCGACGGCATGCATCGCGGTCATCAATCCGTGCTCGATCGTGCGCTGGAGATCGCAAAGGAGCGCGGCATACCGGCGCTGGTCTTGACTTTCGAGCCGCATCCGCGGACCGTCTTCAAGCCCGATCACCCGGTTTTCCGCCTGACACCGGCGCCGCTGAAGGCGCGCATCCTGGAAGCGATCGGGTTCAACGCCGTCATAGAATATCCCTTCGACCGGACCTTCTCGCAGCGCTCCGCCGATGAATTCGTCCATTCGATTCTGATCGACTGGCTCCATGCTTCCGAAGTCGTCACCGGCTTCAATTTCCATTTCGGGCATGACCGCCAGGGTGGTCCGGCCTTTCTCATGAACGCCGGCAGCAAAAACGGTTTCGGCGTAACCTTGATCGATGCCTACCGTGACGAGAATGCCGATGTGGTCTCGTCGAGCCGCATCCGGGAACTGCTCGTCGAAGGCGAGGTGGCGGAGGCGGCGGGTCTGCTCGGCTATCGCTACACCGTCGAGGCGGAAGTGATCGGTGGTGAAAAACTCGGCCGCTCGCTCGGCTTCCCGACCGCCAACATGCAGCTGCCGCCGGAAACAGAGTTGAAGGCCGGTATCTACGCCGTGCGGTTCCGCGGCGCCGATGGCGTCATTCGCGATGCCGTCGCCAGCTATGGCCGGCGTCCGACAGTGACGGACAACGGCGCGCCGCTGCTCGAAACCTTCGTTTTCGACTTCAGCGGCGATCTCTACGGTCAGATCTGCTCTGTCTCCTTTTTCGGCTACCTCCGGCCCGAGTTGAAGTTCGACGGCCTCGAACCGTTGGTGGCGCAGATCAGGCAGGATGGGGAGGAGGCGAGGGCACTGCTCGCCGGTGTGCGGCCGCTCGGGGACATCGACCTGTTTATCGCCTTTTCCTGA